A genomic window from Megalobrama amblycephala isolate DHTTF-2021 linkage group LG2, ASM1881202v1, whole genome shotgun sequence includes:
- the atp5f1d gene encoding ATP synthase subunit delta, mitochondrial: MMAARFLLRRAVPALRHVRCYADAPATQMSFTFASPTQVFFKEASVKQIDVPTLTGAFGILPAHVPTLQVLRPGVVTVFNDDGSSAKYFVSSGSVTVNADSSVQLLAEEAVPLDNLDLAAAKANLEKAQSELMGASDEAARAEVLISIEANEAIVKALE; encoded by the exons ATGATGGCAGCAAGGTTTCTCCTTCGTCGCGCGGTCCCTGCGCTGAGACACGTGCGCTGTTATGCCGACGCGCCCGCCACTCAGATGTCCTTCACTTTCGCATCGCCGACACAG GTGTTCTTCAAGGAAGCCAGCGTAAAACAGATTGACGTCCCAACACTGACAGGCGCCTTTGGTATCCTGCCAGCCCACGTCCCCACACTGCAGGTGCTCCGGCCCGGCGTAGTCACCGTCTTCAATGACGATGGTTCCTCTGCCAAGTATTTTG TGAGCAGTGGATCAGTCACTGTCAATGCCGACTCTTCAGTGCAGCTGCTGGCGGAGGAGGCCGTTCCTCTGGACAACCTCGACCTCGCA GCGGCCAAAGCGAACCTCGAGAAAGCCCAGTCAGAACTGATGGGCGCTTCAGATGAGGCAGCCCGGGCAGAGGTTCTGATCAGCATAGAGGCAAACGAGGCAATCGTCAAAGCGCTGGAGTAA